Part of the Rhodobacteraceae bacterium M385 genome is shown below.
GCTCACTTTCGCCGCGACCGGAAGACTGCACACGCGATGGGGCGACTCCCGCCTCGAGCAAGACGCCAGCCACGCCTTGGGCGCGTCGGGTAGAGAGGTCTTGGTTATAGCCCGCAGACCCGGTGTTGTCGGTGTGGCCCACCACCTGCACATCGGTGTTGGGATATTGGTTCAGGTTGTTGGCCAATGCCCGCAGGTCCGATTGCAGACCGGCGCGGATGGCGGCGCTATCGATGTCGAACAAGATGCCTTCTGGCATGGTGACGACAAGCTCCGACCCGGTATTCTCGATCAGGATGCGGTCGTTGGAGAGCGCCCCGCGCAGGTCTTGTGCCTGACGGTCCAGCGCGTTGCCGATCAGCCCGCCTGCGGCGGCACCGGCTGCCGCGCCAAGCACCGCGTTGCGGCCCTGGTTTTCGCCGCTGGCCGTTGCGCCGATGAAGCCGCCCAAAAGGCCACCGATGACGGCACCGTCACGGGTGCGGTTTTGGCCGTTGGCCGTGGTTGGTGCCACGGTGTTGCCGACGCAAGCCGTTAGGGCCAATGCGCTGGCAGTGGCCAGAATGAGGGGTTTGATATGTCTTGCCATGAGTGAAGCCTTTTGCCTGTTGTCCCGTTTCCCGCGGGAGTCATTGCGGCCATTATATCAGGCTGTGACGGTTGGCACAGGGGGAAAGTGGGGCTGGGGGAGCCACGGGCGGGCCTTGGCCGATTTTGGCGACTTTTCAGACGGCTCCTCCGGGCGGGGCCCGTCATCGCCGCATCTTTCAGGCCGCGCCGTCTTCCGTTGTGGCGGCTTCCCAAGCCAGCATGGCGCGTTTCACCGGAAGGCCCCAATGATAGCCGCCCAAGCCGCCGGAT
Proteins encoded:
- a CDS encoding OmpA family protein, with translation MARHIKPLILATASALALTACVGNTVAPTTANGQNRTRDGAVIGGLLGGFIGATASGENQGRNAVLGAAAGAAAGGLIGNALDRQAQDLRGALSNDRILIENTGSELVVTMPEGILFDIDSAAIRAGLQSDLRALANNLNQYPNTDVQVVGHTDNTGSAGYNQDLSTRRAQGVAGVLLEAGVAPSRVQSSGRGESEPLATNLTPEGRQQNRRVEVIIRPR